The DNA segment CGGCGAGGATCTCGCCGGGATACCAGTTGTTGGTGACCTCGTGGTCGTCCCACTGGATGATGGACGGCACCTGGGCGTTGAAACGCTTGAGGTTGTCGTCGAGCAGGTTGTAGCGGAAGTTGCCGCGGAACTCGGCCAGGGTCTCGGCGACCTTGGACTTCTCCTCGGTGGTGATGTTCCGCCAGGTGCTGCCGTCGGGCAGGGTGACCGACGCCGTGATCGGGCCGTCGGCGTAGACGTTGTCGCCGCTGCAGAGGAAGAAGTCCGGGTCCAGCGCGGCCATCGCGTTGTAGATCCGGTAGCCGCCGAAGTCCGGGTTGATGCCCCAGCCCTGCCCGGCGAGGTCTCCCGACCACACAAAGCGCACTCCGTCGCGCCGCCGAGCGGAGGCCGTACGGAACGTGCCGGTGACAGGCTCCCCGGTGCGGCGCGGGTCGTCGGGGTCGGCGAGCAGCACGCGGTAGTGGATCTGCTCGCCGGACGGCAGGCCGCGCAGCCGGGTCGTTCCGGTGAAGTCCGTGCCCGCGCCGAGCAGCGGTCCGTGCCATCTGTGCGGTTTGCGGAACGCCTCGGTCGCGGACGTCTCGACGATCATCCGGGCCGGCCGGTCGGACCGCACCCACACCAGCCCCGAGTCGCAGGTCACGTCGCCCGTCTGTACGCCCCAGCCCGCCTTGGGCCGGCCCGACAGGGCGAACGCCGGTGCCGAGCCGAGCGCAGTGGGCAGGGTGAGCGCCGCCGAAGCGGCGAGCGAGCCGCGCAGAACGCTGCGGCGGCCCGGGGACGGACGGTGTGACATGGGGGCCTCCAGGGGTGGGATCCGGCCAGTGTGCATTGCCACAACTACTGGTGCGCCGCAGCGCACACGGAAACCACAAGTGAACAACTGACCGCATGGGCAGGGGAACCGGTGCGCCGAAGCGGCACCGATCAGCGCGGACCCGCGCCGACGGCCTCGGCCATGAGCCGTACGCCCGCCCGGATCCGCGCCGGCGCCAGGTGCGCGTACCCCAGGACCAGCCGCACACCTGCACGCCCGCCTTCCCCGGCACGCGTGTGTGTGTAGTCCGTCAGAGGACGCACCGCCACCCCGGCCGCGGCCACGCGCGCGAGGAACCGCTCCTGGGGCCCGTACTGGTCCGGCAGCGCTGCGATGACGTGCAGGCCCGCGGCGATCCCGGACACCTCCGCGCCCGGGAAGTGGTCCTCCAGGACGGATACGAGCGTGTTGCGGCGCTCCCGGTACGCGCGCTGGCACCGGCGCAGCTGGCGGTCGTAGTCGCCGCGCTCCACGAACCGGGCGAACAGCGCCTGATCGAGGGTGGGATGACCGAGGTCCATGGTCCGTTTCCGCTCGACGACATCCTCGGCCAGCACCTCGGGCACGAGCAGCCAGCCGAGCCGGAGCCCCGGTGCGAGGGACTTGCTGACCGACCCCGCATACGCGACGCGCTCGGGGTCCAGCCCCTGGAGTGCGCCGACAGGCGCACGGTCGTACCGGAAGTCGCCGTCGTAGTCGTCCTCCAGGACGAATCCGTCGACGGACCGCGCCCAGTCGAGCAACTCGGCACGGCGACGCGCGGAGTAGGCGATGCCGGTGGGGAACTGGTGGGCCGGCGTCGTGACGACGGACCGTACACCCGACTCCCGCAACGGGCCGAGGGCGAGCCCTTCGTCGTCCAGCGGCAGCGGCACGGTGGTCACCCCCGCTGCCGCGTACAGGGCGTCGTGCTGCGGGCTCCCGGGGTTCTCCACGCCCACTTCGCGTATCCCGCGCGCGTGCAGCACGAACCCGAGCAGCGTCGTCGCCTGCGCCACCCCGGAGACGACCACGATGCGCTCGGGGTCCGCTACGACGCCCCGGCGCCGCGCCAGCAGCCCGGCCAGCGCCGTACGCAGCCCGGGCAGCCCGCGCGGGTCGGGATAGCCGAGCTCGTGATGGGGCAGTTCGGCCAGCACCCCGCGCTGTGCGGCGGCCCACGCGGCGCGCGGGAACAGCGACATGTCCGGCGTCCCGGGTACGAAGTCGGCGTGGACCCCGGTGGCGCGTGGAGCGAGATCACGCGCGCGTGGCCGGGCGGCCCGAACGGCACTGCCCACCCAGGTCCCGGCCCCCCGTCCGCTGCGCAGATACCCCTCCGCCGTCAGCTGCTCGTACGCCTCGGTGATCAGCCCGCGCGACACGCCGAGGTCGGCCGCGAGATCCCGGCTCGACGGCAGCCGAGTATCCGGCGCCATTCGCCCCGACCGCACCGCCTCACGCAGCGCCGCCTGCAGCGAACGCCCACGCGCGCGTGCCGGCGCCGAAGCGGCGGGCAGCAGCAACTCCCACGTGGCGGAGCCCATATGAGGCTGCGGGCCACCCGAGGCCTGCGTCGCAGGGCCCGGCGCCCGCCCGCCGGGGCCGCTCACCCGGCCTGCCGCAGCGGATGCCGCCGAACCGGCCGATCCTGCCGACCTGGCCGGATCGCCTGCACGCGGCCCCGCCGTGCGCCCCTCCTGCCCCGCGGAATCGCCGGTCGAGGCCGCCGAGGCGTGCCCTGCCGTCCTCCCGGCCGGATTGGTCTGCGATGACGTCATGAAAGTGGACCTTAATCCGGACCGCTGCGCTTCCTAGCGTCGCTGCCATGAACGCCACCACCACGACGCGCGGAGCCCTCCTCGCCGCGCTCGCCTGCATCCTCGTCGGAGGATCCTTCACCGCCAACAGCCTCCTCGGCGACTACCCGTACGCCGGCGGTCAGTTCCTGCGCTACGCCCTCGCCTGCCTCCTGCTCGTCCCGTTGGCCGGGCGTGACGCCCCGGCCCGGCTGCGCGCGCTCGCGGCCCGTCAGTGGGCCCGACTCGTGGTGCTCGCCGCCGTCGGCATGGTCGGCTTCAACCTGGCTGTGATCGCCGCCGAGCGGACGGCCGAACCGGCGGTTCCCGGCGTCTTCGTCGGCTGCGCGCCCGTGGTCGTGGCCGTCGTCGTCCCCCTGCTGGACAGGCGCCGCCCCCAACGGACGGTCCTGTACGGGGCGTTGCTTGTCGCAGCGGGCGCGGTCACGGTTCAGGGCTGGGGGCGTACGGACGGCGCCGGCCTCGCCTTCTCCGTGTGCGCACTGGTCGGCGAGGTCGGTTTTGCCGTCCTGGCCGCGCCCGTGCTGCGCCCGCTGGGTCCGCGGCTGCTGTCCGCCACGGTGTGCGGTGTCGCGGCGGTCGAGTCCGCGGCGGCCGGACTGCTCCTGGATGGCACCGCGTGGCTGCGACGGCCCGACACCACCGAGGCGGCCGCTCTGCTGTGGCAGGCGGTGGTCGTGACCGTGGTCGGCTTCGTGTGCTGGTACATGGGCATGCAGCGGATCGGCGCCGAGCGCGCCACGCTCTTCTCCGGCCTCATCCCGGTGGCCGCCGCCTGCTCCGCCCCGCTCGTCGGAACCGGCTCCTACGGCGCCGTACAGGCGTTGGGTAGCGCCCTGGTCGGTGCCGGAGTCGCCCTGGGGTCGGGCGCGTTGGCGCGCACCCCGCGTGGGTCAGCGGCTGCCGTCGAGGATGACGCGCGCGACCAGGGCCGGGTCGTCGTTCATGGGGCAGTGGCCGCAGCCGGGCAGCCTGACGAGGCGCGCCCGGGGGATGATCTGCTTGGCGCGCACCCCCTGGCGGCGCACGAGCAGCCGGTCCCTGGTGCCCCAGGCCACGGTGACCGGGATCCCGGGGATGTCGTCGGCGAACCGGACGGTCCGGCCGGCGTCGAGAGTCTGGTCGAAGCCCGTGGCCCCCGCCAGCGCCAGGGTCTCGGCGACCACGGCGTCGGGTGACCGGCGGCCGGGGCGGGCGTAGATCGTGCTCGTCAGGACCGTACGGCCGGCCGCCGACCGGGACAGCTGCTCCACCAGCGGCAGCGGCAGCCGGCGCGAGATGTGCCGCATCGCGAGCAGCACGCCGAAGGCGTAACGCCGCTCGGCCTCCGACCAGAACCCCGCCGGGGAGAGGGCGGTGACGGACCGCACGAGCTTCTCGCGGCCGAGTTCGAGCGCGATCAGGCCGCCCAGCGAATTGCCCACCACATGCGGCCGGTCGAGCTCCATCGCCTCGCAGAAGGCACCGAACACGGCCGTCGTCGTCGCAAGGTCGTAGGAGAGGGTGCTCGGCAGGCCCGGGGATGTTCCGAAGCCGGGCAGGTCCACGGAGATCACATCGCGCTCGGTCGCGAGGATGTCCACCACCGGCTCCCAGACCTGCCGGTGGTGCCCGATCCCGTGCAGCAGGAGCAGGGGTTCACCGCTCCCCACGCGCGTGTAGTCGACGCTCACGCTCTGCGGGCCGTGGGGAGAGGCGACCTGGAAGGAGACGGTGGCGGACATGGGGTGCTCCTCGGCTGGGACACGCTGACGGACGGCCGTAGACAGCTTGTCAGCAATCGCTACCGACGGGTAGACCCTGACGGTCGGGGACATCGGGCCCGCGTGCACCCCCAACCCGCCCTGCGTCCCCCGGGGTTGAACGACACAGGCCGGGGACGCCGATTTCGCCTGGACACGGCCGGACGTGTCGGATGGGATGGAGCGGTGACCACCGACACCGAGACCGACGTCTTCGAAGAGCACCGCCCCGTCCTTCTGGGGGTCGCCTACCGCATGCTCGGCCGGGTGGCCGACGCGGAGGACGTGGTGCAGGAGACCTGGCTGCGCTGGTCGGGCGCCGACCGGTCCGAGGTGCGCGAACCACGCGCCTACCTGGTGCGCATCACGACCCGACTTGCCATCGACCGACTGCGGCAGGTCAAGGCGCGCGGCGAGACCTATGTCGGCCCATGGCTGCCGGAGCCGTACGTCACCGACTTCGGGGACGCCGTCCCGGACACCGCCGAGCGGGCCGTCCTGGCCGACTCCGTCTCCCTCGCTGTCCTCGTCGTCCTGGAGTCGCTGTCACCGCTGGAGCGGGCGGTGTTCGTCCTCAGGGAGGCCTTCGGGTACCCGTACGCCGAGATCGCCGCGATGCTCGAACGGGGCGAGGCGGCCGTGCGCCAGCTGGCCGGGCGGGCCCGGAAGCATGTCGACGAGCGGCGGCCGCGGTACGAGGTGGACCCCGCCCAGCGACGAGATCTCACCGAACGGTTCCTGGCCGCGGCGGCGGGAGGCGACCTGGAGGG comes from the Streptomyces sp. NBC_00443 genome and includes:
- the pdxR gene encoding MocR-like pyridoxine biosynthesis transcription factor PdxR gives rise to the protein MGSATWELLLPAASAPARARGRSLQAALREAVRSGRMAPDTRLPSSRDLAADLGVSRGLITEAYEQLTAEGYLRSGRGAGTWVGSAVRAARPRARDLAPRATGVHADFVPGTPDMSLFPRAAWAAAQRGVLAELPHHELGYPDPRGLPGLRTALAGLLARRRGVVADPERIVVVSGVAQATTLLGFVLHARGIREVGVENPGSPQHDALYAAAGVTTVPLPLDDEGLALGPLRESGVRSVVTTPAHQFPTGIAYSARRRAELLDWARSVDGFVLEDDYDGDFRYDRAPVGALQGLDPERVAYAGSVSKSLAPGLRLGWLLVPEVLAEDVVERKRTMDLGHPTLDQALFARFVERGDYDRQLRRCQRAYRERRNTLVSVLEDHFPGAEVSGIAAGLHVIAALPDQYGPQERFLARVAAAGVAVRPLTDYTHTRAGEGGRAGVRLVLGYAHLAPARIRAGVRLMAEAVGAGPR
- a CDS encoding alpha/beta fold hydrolase; amino-acid sequence: MSATVSFQVASPHGPQSVSVDYTRVGSGEPLLLLHGIGHHRQVWEPVVDILATERDVISVDLPGFGTSPGLPSTLSYDLATTTAVFGAFCEAMELDRPHVVGNSLGGLIALELGREKLVRSVTALSPAGFWSEAERRYAFGVLLAMRHISRRLPLPLVEQLSRSAAGRTVLTSTIYARPGRRSPDAVVAETLALAGATGFDQTLDAGRTVRFADDIPGIPVTVAWGTRDRLLVRRQGVRAKQIIPRARLVRLPGCGHCPMNDDPALVARVILDGSR
- a CDS encoding alkaline phosphatase D family protein translates to MSHRPSPGRRSVLRGSLAASAALTLPTALGSAPAFALSGRPKAGWGVQTGDVTCDSGLVWVRSDRPARMIVETSATEAFRKPHRWHGPLLGAGTDFTGTTRLRGLPSGEQIHYRVLLADPDDPRRTGEPVTGTFRTASARRRDGVRFVWSGDLAGQGWGINPDFGGYRIYNAMAALDPDFFLCSGDNVYADGPITASVTLPDGSTWRNITTEEKSKVAETLAEFRGNFRYNLLDDNLKRFNAQVPSIIQWDDHEVTNNWYPGEILADSRYTEKNVDVLATRARQAFSEYFPIATLRRPDGRVYRVINHGPLLDVFVLDMRTYRNANSTDDQATDAQGILGAEQLQWLKRELARSRAVWKVIASDMPLGLVVPDTGDGKPNIEAVAQGDPGAPLGRELQIAELLRFIKHRRITGTVWLTADVHYTSAQHYQPSRASFTDFEPFWEFVSGPLNAGAFPANTLDNTFGPDRVFIKAPTTANVSPAGGYQFFGEVDIDGGSGELTVRLRESDGTVLFTQVLQPGRVGQ
- a CDS encoding RNA polymerase sigma-70 factor → MTTDTETDVFEEHRPVLLGVAYRMLGRVADAEDVVQETWLRWSGADRSEVREPRAYLVRITTRLAIDRLRQVKARGETYVGPWLPEPYVTDFGDAVPDTAERAVLADSVSLAVLVVLESLSPLERAVFVLREAFGYPYAEIAAMLERGEAAVRQLAGRARKHVDERRPRYEVDPAQRRDLTERFLAAAAGGDLEGLMSLLAPDVRLIGDSGGKAKAPVRVLETADKVGRFLVGATRNAVPDVTFRFLEINGGPAVLVRSGDKPDSVFQLDVLNGRIQSVYIIRNPDKLTSLATA